The following is a genomic window from Methanolinea sp..
TCGGAGAGGTTCTTCACGTCTGTCGGGCGGACGGGTATGTCGGCGATCTCCTCGGGAAACGGGACGTCGAGCCGCCAGTTCACGACGTCGCCGTACCGTTTCCCCGCACTCCTCTCAGATGCTGTCAGCGCTGCAATCTCGAACCAGGGATGCCGTGCCAGGAGCTGGACGAACCTCTGGCCGACCGCTCCTGTCGCACCGAGCACTCCAACGCGTATCATGGTGAAAAGTAGCTAGAGCATTGGAGTAATTAAAGAGTGTGTTTCATTACTCGAGGTGGATCGCTTCCGACGGGCAGACGTCCACGCAGGACCCGCAATCGACGCAGAGATCCTTGTCGACGTGGGCCTTCCCCTCGTTCATGCTGATGGCAGCAGCGGGACACTCGTCGACGCACGTCTCGCAACCGGTGCATTTTTCCTTGTCAACAACAGCTGTCATGCTTGCACTTTCCTCCCTGAAATCTCGGTATCGTGAAAAATATAGGTTTCTATTTGGTCATTTTGGCTAAATTGCGCCGAGGGCGAGCACGTCGTTCATCCCGTAGATACCGGGTTTTTTTCCGACCACCCATCGTGCTGCCTTGAGGGCTCCCTGCGCGAAAACTGACCTGTCGTATGCCCTGTGCGAGAGCTGGATCGACTCGAAGTTGCCGGCGAAGAGGACGGCGTGGTCCCCGACGATGTCGCCTCCCCTTATCACGTGGACTCCAATCTCGTTGCCCCTCTCGCACGCTCCCTCGCGCCCGTAGACGAGAGGGCGTTTCCCCACCTCCTCTTCGAGGACCTGCACGATGGTCTTCGCGGTACCGCTGGGAGCATCTTTCTTGTACCGGTGGTGCGCTTCGATCACCTCGATGTCGTACTCGGGGAGGAGCCGCGCGGCAACCCTCACCAGCTGCCAGAAGATATTCACGCCGATGGCAAAGTTGCTCGATATCACGGCCGGAACGCGCCCCTCTATCGCCCTTGCCATCGCGGACCTCTGCTCGGGGGTAAAACCCGTCGTCCCCACGACGAGGGCCACGCCGTGCGCCGCTGCCGTCTCGACGTTCTTTACCG
Proteins encoded in this region:
- the dapB gene encoding 4-hydroxy-tetrahydrodipicolinate reductase, with the protein product MTKVVICGALGRMGSTVARLVDAAPDLTLAGGVDLKPGEVFGARVVPPGEMARLLEEERPDVVIDFTVASAAVKNVETAAAHGVALVVGTTGFTPEQRSAMARAIEGRVPAVISSNFAIGVNIFWQLVRVAARLLPEYDIEVIEAHHRYKKDAPSGTAKTIVQVLEEEVGKRPLVYGREGACERGNEIGVHVIRGGDIVGDHAVLFAGNFESIQLSHRAYDRSVFAQGALKAARWVVGKKPGIYGMNDVLALGAI
- a CDS encoding 4Fe-4S binding protein, coding for MTAVVDKEKCTGCETCVDECPAAAISMNEGKAHVDKDLCVDCGSCVDVCPSEAIHLE